A stretch of the Plodia interpunctella isolate USDA-ARS_2022_Savannah chromosome Z, ilPloInte3.2, whole genome shotgun sequence genome encodes the following:
- the Nep2 gene encoding neprilysin-2 isoform X5, protein MSGDAEYNDVVYKTSNYNMRNNVKPSFWGQRTKLEKRLIMVAAVTSILALGFLAAFVASMILHKKDPDIYASKLLQNMKDKVDPCDDFYDFACGSFVENTRIPDDKTSVNTFSIITDQLQEQIRALLDEPIKPAEPRPFVLAKTLYQACMNRTAIEERGVQPLLEMLRRLGGWPVLDADKWDEQSFSWEQSVYKFRAAGYSVDYFLDFSISVDVKNSTKRIIDLDQASLGLSREYLNRGFADKLVQAYYQYMVDIAVLLGADRSRAEKELKESLEFEIKLANISLPLEKRRNATSLYNPMTIAEMQKKFPSIPWLAYINRLLAPHVTVGLDEIAIVSVPKYISDLEALLVRTPRRVQSNYVMWRVAGASVTYLTENLRRRQLQYITALSGKTERESRWKECADTTSGSMSIAVGALYIRKFFNENSKANALEMVNDIRQQFRKTLNEVDWMDDMTRSAALEKADAMASHIAYPNEMLDDNKLTQFYANLDMSSDKLMESVLNLTLFGTEYLFSKLREPVNKTDWVTHGRPAIVNAFYSSIENSIQFPAGILQGAFFSAKRPAYMNYGAIGFVIGHEITHGFDDQGRQFDKNGNLVDWWQESTKQKYLEKAKCIIDQYSNYTVKEVGMKLNGVNTQGENIADNGGIKEAYYAYQAWTQRHGEEPRLPGLEKYTPRQLFWLSAANTWCAVYRNEAIKLRITTGYHAPGRFRVTGPLSNMEEFAADFKCPAGAPMNPNNKCKVW, encoded by the exons CATCTAAACTGCTTCAAAACATGAAAGACAAAGTGGACCCTTGCGACGACTTCTATGACTTTGCTTGTGGCTCTTTCGTGGAGAACACTCGCATTCCGGACGACAAGACTTCTGTGAATACTTTCTCCATCATCACGGATCAGCTACAGGAGCAGATCAGGGCCCTTCTTGACGAGCCCATCAAACCAGCCGAGCCTAGACCTTTCGTACTTGCCAAGACTCTGTACCAAGCTTGCATGAACCGAA CTGCGATCGAGGAGCGTGGTGTGCAGCCGCTTTTGGAGATGCTGCGGCGGCTCGGCGGCTGGCCCGTGCTCGACGCGGACAAGTGGGACGAGCAATCCTTCTCCTGGGAACAGTCCGTCTACAAATTCCGTGCCGCCGGTTATTCCGTGGACTACTTCCTCGACTTCTCAATCAGCGTAGATGTCAAGAACTCCACCAAAAGGATCATCGAT CTGGATCAAGCGTCTCTGGGTCTGAGTCGTGAATACTTGAACCGCGGATTTGCAGACAAGCTGGTTCAAGCTTACTACCAGTATATGGTAGACATCGCAGTCTTGCTGGGAGCCGACCGTTCCCGAGCGGAGAAAGAACTCAAAGAATCTTTGGAGTTCGAAATCAAACTTGCCAAC ataTCCTTGCCCTTGGAGAAGCGTCGTAATGCCACTAGTCTGTACAACCCTATGACCATTGCGGAAATGCAAAAGAAATTCCCTTC GATACCTTGGCTGGCGTACATCAACCGCCTTCTGGCGCCCCACGTCACTGTCGGCCTCGACGAGATCGCCATAGTGTCCGTGCCAAAATACATCTCAGATCTCGAG GCTTTGCTGGTACGTACTCCTCGCCGCGTTCAATCCAACTATGTGATGTGGCGCGTCGCCGGCGCGTCTGTGACCTACCTTACTGAAAACTTACGCCGGCGCCAGCTCCAGTACATCACCGCTCTCTCCGGGAAAACCGAGCGAGAGAGCAGGTGGAAAGAATGCGCAGACACAACCAGTGGAAG TATGTCAATCGCAGTTGGTGCTCTGTACATCAGAAAATTCTTCAACGAGAACTCCAAAGCCAACGCCTTGGAGATGGTTAACGATATCAG ACAACAGTTCCGAAAGACGCTGAACGAAGTGGACTGGATGGATGACATGACCCGGAGCGCCGCCCTGGAGAAGGCTGACGCCATGGCCTCACACATCGCCTACCCCAATGAAATGCTAGATGACAATAAACTCACGCAGTTCTATGCTAAT CTCGACATGTCATCGGACAAACTGATGGAGTCTGTGTTGAACCTGACGCTGTTCGGAACAGAGTACTTGTTCAGCAAACTGCGAGAACCCGTCAACAAGACCGACTGGGTCACCCACGGCAGGCCCGCCATCGTCAACGCCTTTTACTCCTCCATTGAAAACAGTATTC AGTTCCCCGCCGGTATCCTCCAAGGAGCATTTTTCTCGGCTAAACGACCGGCGTATATGAACTATGGTGCTATCGGCTTTGTTATTGGACACGAAATAACACACGGTTTTGATGATCAA gGTCGTCAGTTTGACAAGAACGGCAATTTGGTGGACTGGTGGCAAGAATcgactaaacaaaaatacttggAGAAAGCTAAGTGCATCATCGATCAATACTCGAACTATACTGTGAAGGAAGTTGGCATGAAG TTGAACGGCGTAAATACCCAGGGTGAGAACATAGCGGACAATGGCGGCATCAAGGAGGCGTACTACGCATACCAGGCCTGGACTCAGCGCCACGGGGAGGAGCCTCGCTTGCCAGGCCTGGAGAAATATACGCCCAGACAG CTGTTTTGGTTGAGTGCTGCCAATACGTGGTGCGCGGTGTACCGCAACGAGGCTATCAAGCTGCGCATCACGACCGGTTACCACGCGCCCGGCCGCTTCCGCGTCACCGGGCCGCTCTCCAACATGGAAGAGTTCGCTGCTGACTTCAAATGCCCCGCGGGAGCCCCAATGAACCCCAACAACAAGTGCAAAGTGTGGTAG